TCCTGTGTTATTCGTCCCGCTGGACGGGCCCGGTTAAATTCGCAATGCCTGTCCGGCGCTAATTTTTGCCAGCATGTGCTGGCTGATTTGGTGCAGATCCACCACTTCACTGGCTCCCCCGTAGGCAATCGCCTCACGTGGCATGCCGAAAACGACACAGCTCGCTTCATTCTGGGCGATGGTCCAGGCTCCGGCGCGGTACATCTCCAGCAGCCCCGCCGCGCCATCGTTGCCCATCCCGGTCAGGATCACGCCAACGGCGTTACGTCCGGCATGTTGCGCCACCGACTTAAACAGCACGTCCACCGACGGCTTATGGCGGTTAACCGGCGGCCCATCGTTCAGCTTTATCTGATAGTTAGCGCCGCTACGCGCCAGCTCCAGGTGCATGGCACCGGGCGCGATATAGGCGTGCCCTGGCAGAATACGCTCGCCATCTTCCGCCTCTTTCACGGTAATCTGGCACAGCTTGTTTAGCCGCTCGGCGAAGGAGCGGGTAAAGCCCGGCGGCATATGCTGGGTAATCAGCAGTGCCGGACTGGTGACCGGCAGCGGCTGAAGCACATGGCGAATCGCTTCGGTGCCGCCGGTTGACGCGCCGATAGCGATCAGCTTCTCGCTGCTCAGCAGCGGGCCCGCCTTCAGCAGCGCCGGAGCCGCCTGCGGCACACGCGGCACCAGCCGGGCGCGTGCCGCCGCACGGATCTTGTCGGCGATCATCTGGCTGTAGGCCATCATCCCTTCGCGAATGCCCAGCTGTGGCTTGGTGACGAAATCGATCGCCCCCAGCTCCAGCGCACGTAGCGTCACCTCCGAGCCTTTTGCGGTCAGGGAAGAGACCATTACCACCGGCATCGGGCGCAGGCGCATCAGCTTTTCCAGAAAGTCGAGGCCGTCCATTCGCGGCATCTCCACATCCAGCGTCAGTACCTGCGGGTCGTACTGCTTGATTAAATCGCGCGCCACCAGCGGATCGGGTGCAGTGGCTACCATCTCCATATCAGGATGGCTGTTAATGATTTCCGTCATCAGCTGTCGCATCAGCGCTGAATCATCAACGCACATTACGGTGATTTTGCTCATGATCTTTCCTTCGTCAGTCCATAGACCGTCTGCCCGCGCAGATAGAACTCTTTACTGATCTGGCTGAAGTTTTCCGAGTGACCGGCAAACAGCAGCCCGCCCGGCTTCAGCAGCGGGACAAAACGCCGCAGGATCTTTTCCTGAGTCTCTTTATCGAAATAGATCATCACGTTGCGGCAAAAAATGGCATCAAAGGGGCCAGGCAGCGCCCACTCATGCGCCAGCAGATTCAGCTGGACAAAACTGATCGTATTCGCCAGCTCCGACCGTACACGCACCATCCCGGTATGCGGCCCGGTGCCGCGCAAAAAGAAACGCTGCATCTGCGGCTGCGACAGCGTGCGCAGTTCCTCCTGGCGATAGATGCCTGACGAGGCCTTTTCCAGTACCTGCGTATCGATATCGCTGGCGTGGACCGAAAACTTCCCCGGCCCGACGCCCAGCGTTTCCGCCAGCGTCATGGCGATGGAGTATGGCTCCTCGCCGGTAGAGGCCGCAGTACTCCAGACGTTGTAGCTGCCGCCGCGCCGTTTGGCGTGATCCGCCAGAATAGGGAAATGGTGCGCCTCGCGGAAAAAAGCCGTCAGGTTGGTGGTCAGCGCGTTAATAAACGCCTGCCACTCGGCGCTGTTGGCATCGTTTTCCAGCAGCGCGAGGTAGCGCCCGAAATCATCAATATTCAACGTGCGCAGGCGGCGTACCAGCCGGTTGTAAACCATTTCACGTTTGTGATCGGCGAGCACGATACCGGCTCGCTGATAAATAAGCTGGCTGATACGGCGAAAGTGCGTATCGGAGAGCGGCAGGCGCTGGACCATTTGGGCCAGCAGCGTGGTGCTCTCAGGTGGTGCCAGTAGTGTCGATTTCTTCATCCAGGTTCACCCAACAAAAGCAATTTAACGGGTACAGAGCGCCGCTTACTTCTCCCGGCGCGACATTCTGTTGTGTGACCTCGTCTGGCCCGCCGCCTGGAGAATCAGAAGGTTTCCCAGTTCTCATCCGTTGCGACGGCGGCTTTACGCGCTGCCGCTGACGGCGCTGCGCTTTGCGTTTTTTTCGTTGCCACAGATACGTTAACGGCGGCGGCAGCGAATTCTTTACGAATTCTGAACACAGAAACCGCCTGGCTGAGACGACTCGCCTGCTCTTCCAGCGCGGCCGCTGCCGAGGCGGATTCTTCCACCAGCGCGGCGTTCTGCTGCGTAACGCGATCCATCTCGGTCACCGCCAGGCCTACCTGATCGATGCCGC
The sequence above is a segment of the Mixta intestinalis genome. Coding sequences within it:
- the cheR gene encoding protein-glutamate O-methyltransferase CheR, with the translated sequence MKKSTLLAPPESTTLLAQMVQRLPLSDTHFRRISQLIYQRAGIVLADHKREMVYNRLVRRLRTLNIDDFGRYLALLENDANSAEWQAFINALTTNLTAFFREAHHFPILADHAKRRGGSYNVWSTAASTGEEPYSIAMTLAETLGVGPGKFSVHASDIDTQVLEKASSGIYRQEELRTLSQPQMQRFFLRGTGPHTGMVRVRSELANTISFVQLNLLAHEWALPGPFDAIFCRNVMIYFDKETQEKILRRFVPLLKPGGLLFAGHSENFSQISKEFYLRGQTVYGLTKERS
- a CDS encoding protein-glutamate methylesterase/protein-glutamine glutaminase, with amino-acid sequence MSKITVMCVDDSALMRQLMTEIINSHPDMEMVATAPDPLVARDLIKQYDPQVLTLDVEMPRMDGLDFLEKLMRLRPMPVVMVSSLTAKGSEVTLRALELGAIDFVTKPQLGIREGMMAYSQMIADKIRAAARARLVPRVPQAAPALLKAGPLLSSEKLIAIGASTGGTEAIRHVLQPLPVTSPALLITQHMPPGFTRSFAERLNKLCQITVKEAEDGERILPGHAYIAPGAMHLELARSGANYQIKLNDGPPVNRHKPSVDVLFKSVAQHAGRNAVGVILTGMGNDGAAGLLEMYRAGAWTIAQNEASCVVFGMPREAIAYGGASEVVDLHQISQHMLAKISAGQALRI